ATATCCTTCCGGCGTGTTACGATTCACAAGCTTTTGTTTCAAGTCTTCAAGAAATAGCTGTCCATCACGCAATCGTATAATTTCAAACGAATTGTCACTTAACGAATGAATTGCAATTTCATTAAATATTCCAAAATATATTGATTCACCATCAATTTTCTTTACATCAATAGCTTGCGTATTAAAAACAGCCGTTTGTGCATTGTTTTCGACAACACTTGTGACTTGTAAGGCAACGGACCCATTTTGGGAAATTTTGATTGTAGCCTTATTGACAAGTGTTGATGTCAAATCCACTTTCAGAAAAATTTCGGTTTCTAAATTTCCTTTTTCTAGAACTAGAGTGCTTACTTTATCATTTACAAGCCCATAAATATTAAAAGTGCCTTTTTGTTTAACAGTCTCAAGAATTTCTCTTAGATCTAGTACATACTTATGTCCATGTTTATTCACTGGTATCTCTACCACATTATCAACTATGTTCATTTGAAATTTTGTAATTTCAGTTTTGGAATTAAAAAGTAAATGATTATCCAAAACAACCATGTCTGAAATACTAATGCCCGATTTCTGTACACTATCTTTTTTCTTAAATATACCCATCCCGGCCTCCAAAACCACAACTTGATTACACAACTTATTTTTAAAAATGACCCACACCACTAGTTTTGGTGTGAGATCATACTGAATGACTACTCTTTTAATTTTTCATCACGAATAAATGACACTAAAGCATCCCCTAATCGTCCATGTACTTCTTTTGTAAAATGATCACGATCATCGACATATTCTTCAATGGTTTCACCAATACCATATTCACGCATGTCGAAGATATGTACACCTTCTTGTTTATATACCTCAATGTAGGCATTAACCATATCACCATATGAAAAGCCATTGGGTCCCAGCATATCCCAAGCATCTTTGCCCTTACGGAAGGCCTTTGTTTCTAATACGCCAATGATCTCGCTTTTTTTATTGATTCGGCGAATCTTGTTGATGTTCTCTGATAGCTCGTGCTTTACTTCATCAAGCGTATGCGTAGTGTTGTCGGTATTATACTGCTTCCAGTCATTATTTCCGTAGGCAATCACGATTAATGAAGATTTCACAATATCTCTTTTATGATGATCAATTACATTACTAAAGGTATATACCCAGCCACGTTGCTTATCTAAATCATGTCGACCTTTAAACTGACCAACACCAGTTTCCGCTAAGTTCTTATATGCATAAACACCTAGTTTATACGCTGCTTGACGCGCATAAACTAGGTCTCGGTATGGAGTTTCCCCACGAACTAATTCTTGTCCTGCAACAATGCTATCACCAAAAACTAGCATACGTTCATGGTTCATTAGTCTACTTAACAAACCACGTCCATTAGGGTATTCCCAAACTCTTATCGGGGTAAGTGCCACTGCAGATCTCCCTTCCAAATTATCGCTCATCTTAAACCATGTAGATATTGGTTTGACTACTCGCCGTTTCAAATAGAATATCAAAATCCCGATTATAATTGATGATGATAGTATCCTCATCAATTTCTGGTAAAATCCATTGCATATACAAATCCATTTCGCTATTTACAACTTCCAATCCCCACTTTGTGAATTGGTATGATTCACGTAAACCTTTTGAATCATATTGGACCTTCATAAACGTTTGCAATTCAGAGTCCAAATAGTCATCATATTCTGGATGCCGCGTCGTCGTACTAAAATGACGAAGTACTTGGATATTGCCGTCTTGATTAACTAATGCACGCATAATGGGATGATTCTGCCCAGGATTAGCATAATCAACAGATTGAATCGTTTGACCATTCTTGGCATGATTAATAGCCACACGGATGCTCCCATCGATTTCCATCAAAGTTTTATTACCAGCTTTATTTTGACGTACTGACTTTGAATTGGTCCCAAGAAAATTATTTGTAAAGCCGTTCACATTGCCAACCTTGTCTGAGACAAAGTATTGATCTAAATAAACAGACTTAATTGAAACTGGGTAAGTAAAGTCCTGTTTAAATGTTTCATATTGGCGCTTCAACTCAGCATAGTTCGGATGATAACGACTATCCAAGATTTCAACCGTGAAACTGGGTGTTTGATCAGAAGGATAGCGCATTTCTAAACGATGTAAATGCGTCAACAACGTGTCTTTAAAGGCCTCATTTAATTGATTAATTATTACTACTACTTTTCTCATGTTGAAGTCCATCCTACCTTATTTGTTCAAATAAATGATGAAAGATGAGTCTGGGTCTTTAACCCCCTTAACAAACGGTGTGACCCGCCATCCTTCAGAAATCTTATGAACTTCATATGATCTAGATGTATTACCCGAAGTCTTTAAAGCTAACACTAATAATCCACTTTTGCGACTTGTGAAGCGGTTATCCACGATTACCGCGCTGGCTGTTTTAGTCAGAAACCGTGTCTTCGTAATAGTTAATTGTGACCATGCGCCGACACCAGTAGTCTGATAGGTGCCGTTTGGAATAATTGTAGTGTTGTCTGAATAACCAAAAACGTGACTGCGTTCAGAAAATGCCCCGATTACGATGCCAATGAAAAGGATGGCCACGATTTGTAATATTCCAATTGATTTTTTCATATTTATCTATCCTTTATACCAAATCCATAAAACGATTACGGAAGCGAATGTGAATATGTGCGCCACCAATTAACATCAT
This is a stretch of genomic DNA from Weissella soli. It encodes these proteins:
- a CDS encoding SGNH/GDSL hydrolase family protein; amino-acid sequence: MNHERMLVFGDSIVAGQELVRGETPYRDLVYARQAAYKLGVYAYKNLAETGVGQFKGRHDLDKQRGWVYTFSNVIDHHKRDIVKSSLIVIAYGNNDWKQYNTDNTTHTLDEVKHELSENINKIRRINKKSEIIGVLETKAFRKGKDAWDMLGPNGFSYGDMVNAYIEVYKQEGVHIFDMREYGIGETIEEYVDDRDHFTKEVHGRLGDALVSFIRDEKLKE